One genomic segment of Procambarus clarkii isolate CNS0578487 chromosome 34, FALCON_Pclarkii_2.0, whole genome shotgun sequence includes these proteins:
- the LOC123761985 gene encoding protein tipE-like, with protein MYGVTQTLQGKRPLPSRIRKTKVRRFRRCCGTLVTALRVFCLRLRAAVLVLVASLGLPVFYLTLHLLLRPGLATLAAGFQPTLCIVTASSFVQGRANCNWSSCRQGCTSQELHLCWHVLILPLNARQDYMFFNHTFSHNISEMLDKSTHSLEKLTEITTNKTKMVKEVLYEALDDSPAAAHIHDYHPTIGIDLVDEIQVTNASLSPGDKREPGEAIVRLQVNVAGCGYGSCEAWWRQYGRRGSTFTCYLSADASLAVPDIDYTLVAVQVVLGAMPLLLTVFASITIYVCYCREDSTDRTLRLSPNHQQLKVKSEQARAQIVLQKSMEREGALPTFDCSVVLSVVNNTTPSQVTGESQQARSRKPSVPTSLGEKKRQLKAARRCRRVADLTAQHPEISSAPIFTEITLYPKSNI; from the coding sequence ATGTACGGTGTCACACAGACACTTCAAGGGAAGCGGCCGCTGCCATCAAGAATCCGAAAGACAAAAGTACGCCGCTTTAGGCGTTGTTGTGGTACACTTGTGACGGCTCTTCGGGTATTTTGCTTGCGGCTTCGTGCTGCTGTGCTGGTCCTGGTGGCCAGTTTGGGACTGCCGGTGTTTTACCTGACGTTGCACCTGCTGCTGCGTCCGGGCCTGGCCACGCTTGCCGCCGGCTTCCAGCCAACTCTTTGCATCGTCACCGCCTCCAGCTTCGTCCAGGGCAGGGCAAATTGTAACTGGAGCTCCTGTCGGCAGGGTTGTACAAGCCAAGAGCTCCATTTGTGTTGGCACGTCCTCATTCTGCCTCTCAATGCAAGGCAGGACTACATGTTTTTTAACCACACATTTTCCCATAATATAAGTGAGATGCTAGACAAAAGTACTCATTCCTTGGAGAAGTTGACAGAGATTACAACAAATAAGACTAAGATGGTGAAGGAGGTACTTTATGAAGCACTTGACGATTCACCTGCCGCTGCCCACATACATGACTATCATCCAACAATCGGTATTGACTTGGTTGACGAAATACAGGTGACGAATGCGTCGTTGTCACCTGGAGACAAGCGGGAGCCAGGGGAAGCTATAGTGAGGCTACAGGTGAACGTGGCGGGATGCGGTTACGGGTCGTGCGAGGCATGGTGGAGGCAGTACGGACGACGGGGCTCCACATTCACCTGCTACCTCAGTGCTGACGCGAGCCTCGCTGTGCCCGACATAGACTACACACTTGTAGCTGTTCAGGTAGTGCTGGGGGCGATGCCGCTGCTGCTCACAGTCTTCGCTAGCATCACCATATACGTATGTTACTGCCGTGAAGATTCCACGGACCGCACTCTCCGACTATCACCCAACCATCAGCAGTTGAAGGTCAAGTCCGAGCAGGCGAGGGCACAAATAGTATTACAAAAGTCGATGGAGAGAGAGGGCGCTCTTCCTACTTTTGACTGTTCTGTCGTGCTGAGCGTCGTGAACAATACCACACCAAGTCAGGTCACGGGTGAGAGTCAGCAAGCCAGGAGCAGAAAACCAAGTGTACCGACTTCCTTGGGTGAGAAGAAAAGGCAGTTGAAGGCTGCCAGGCGGTGTCGGCGCGTAGCTGACCTGACGGCTCAACACCCAGAAATCTCATCTGCTCCAATATTCACAGAGATCACCCTTTATCCTAAATCGAATATCTGA